A DNA window from Engystomops pustulosus chromosome 6, aEngPut4.maternal, whole genome shotgun sequence contains the following coding sequences:
- the ASB16 gene encoding ankyrin repeat and SOCS box protein 16, which produces MAKETFPFSAATLKSLQRQREQLEDEERRRAVRSQCLNRRFLPECRPSCQPTNRRRQYCRDTAIHNALYTGDVDRIKGIFKEDGSADVLVETVTEELQWSPEMGLFSLTPKKSHTSPLRITAGRGYSECVRHLICRGANPNTIAGGRGALHDSCEGRHVECTRLLLSRGANPNLQSEDGLAPLHLCTTKETLDCAKLLLEYGAIVSLPCHYTRATPLHVASVRGLEEHVALYLSLCADPCARNREGETPLNAACSACESPQHFERYLRVAEMLLKAGGDAGMPGKKGHGPLHNASSNCHLRLAQMLLDHGASVNVTNSAGYTPLDCALQVCSDYPECKPHQLVQTLLNHGATPPNIKTWRCCAASPLAFEILLNSYDRIPPGDSWVEVVPTEIWEEHLTFYQSVLQVTNQPRRLQHLARCAVRSQYKDQCHRAIPELRLPAALTAYLMLFPEGLIH; this is translated from the exons ATGGCCAAAGAGACCTTTCCCTTCTCAGCTGCCACCCTAAAATCCCTACAGCGGCAGCGAGAACAGCTGGAGGATGAGGAACGGAGAAGGGCAGTGAGAAGTCAATGTCTCAACCGCAGATTCCTGCCTGAATGCCGGCCATCATGCCAACCTACCAACCGAAGACGCCAATACTGCCGTGATACTGCCATTCACAATGCCCTATATACGGGAGATGTGGACAGGATTAAGGGGATATTCAAGGAAGATGGGTCAGCAGATGTGTTGGTGGAGACTGTCACTGAGGAGCTCCAATGGTCCCCAGAAATGG GTCTTTTTTCATTGacacctaaaaagtcacacacTAGTCCACTGCGTATCACTGCTGGTCGGGGGTATTCAGAGTGTGTGCGACATTTGATATGCCGTGGAGCAAACCCCAATACTATAGCAGGAGGACGTGGTGCCCTTCATGACTCTTGCGAGGGTCGCCATGTGGAATGTACTCGACTGTTACTGAGTCGTGGAGCAAACCCCAATCTCCAGAGTGAAGATGGACTGGCACCCCTCCACCTCTGTACCACCAAGGAAACACTAGA TTGTGCCAAATTGCTTCTGGAGTATGGCGCTATTGTGAGCCTTCCCTGCCATTATACCCGGGCCACTCCACTACATGTGGCTTCTGTAAGAGGTTTGGAAGAACACGTGGCGCTGTATCTGAGCCTTTGTGCTGACCCTTGTGCCCGTAATCGTGAGGGTGAGACACCCCTCAATGCAGCGTGTTCAGCTTGTGAATCCCCTCAGCACTTTGAACGTTACTTGAGGGTGGCAGAGATGCTTCTGAAAGCTGGGGGTGATGCTGGGATGCCAGGGAAGAAGGGCCATGGACCTCTCCACAATGCCAGTTCCAATTGCCATCTGAGGCTGGCGCAGATGCTTCTTGACCATGGGGCATCAGTTAATGTGACAAACAGTGCTGGTTATACACCTCTGGACTGTGCTTTGCAGGTGTGTTCAGATTATCCTGAGTGCAAGCCCCATCAGTTGGTACAGACGCTACTTAATCATGGTGCTACGCCCCCTAATATCAAG ACGTGGAGATGCTGTGCTGCTTCACCTCTGGCCTTCGAGATCCTTCTTAACTCCTATGACCGAATTCCACCTGGGGATTCCTGGGTAGAAGTTGTGCCCACTGAAATATGGGAG GAACACCTAACGTTTTATCAGTCAGTCCTGCAAGTGACAAATCAGCCTCGTCGTCTGCAGCATCTTGCCCGCTGCGCTGTGAGGAGTCAATATAAAGACCAGTGTCACCGAGCAATTCCAGAACTGAGACTGCCAGCTGCGCTCACTGCATACCTCATGCTGTTTCCAGAGGGCCTCATCCACTGA